A DNA window from Hypanus sabinus isolate sHypSab1 chromosome 27, sHypSab1.hap1, whole genome shotgun sequence contains the following coding sequences:
- the aurkaip1 gene encoding aurora kinase A-interacting protein, producing the protein MTIMILSRLSLQLAKAHTFPGMQALFGSVLRRCSTLSKDCYTSPRHKLKPQRWCALDHELEELLIPRKLSISPSESWLTIKYWVPSLGLNHGQGIGVGLGNPLVYDCPPLEESQLFEEDGATINYKIDKIECKNVLKIRRRKMNRHKYKKLLKRTKFLRRRVKEGRRRRRQVKFERDLKQIWKKAGLKVPPEGWQAPKIYVKQYHGKSE; encoded by the exons ATGACCATAATGATTCTGTCAAGATTGTCTTTGCAACTTGCGAAAGCACACACATTTCCAG GAATGCAGGCTCTTTTTGGCTCTGTTCTTCGAAGATGTAGTACATTATCCAAAGATTGTTATACATCTCCAAGACACAAGTTGAAACCACAGCGTTGGTGTGCACTAGATCATGAGCTGGAGGAGCTTCTGATTCCAAGAAAATTGTCCATTAGCCCTTCAGAAAGTTGGCTGACAATTAAATACTGGGTGCCCAGTCTGGGCCTAAACCACGGACAAGGTATTGGTGTAGGTTTAGGGAATCCTTTGGTGTATGACTGCCCTCCATTGGAGGAATCCCAACTTTTTGAAGAGGATGGAGCAACAATAAACTACAAAATAGACAAAATCGAATGTAAAAACGTATTGAAGATTCGCAGGCGAAAGATGAACAGGCACAAGTACAAGAAGTTGCTAAAACGTACAAAGTTTTTGCGTAGGCGGGTCAAGGAAGGTCGTAGAAGACGGCGGCAG GTAAAGTTTGAGAGGGATTTGAAGCAAATCTGGAAAAAAGCTGGACTGAAGGTACCACCAGAGGGCTGGCAGGCACCAAAAATATATGTTAAACAATACCATGGAAAATCTGAGTGA